Proteins encoded by one window of Synechococcus sp. WH 7805:
- a CDS encoding J domain-containing protein — translation MGFDPRQWSPHRDMASWPRSTSGQRVTSNVEAILRENDALRREVKRLQQELERARRSQWQQPSAQAPARISSEQVQAWGAAMARQPGWSQLRQVALDALIDQLNRNSFPSRLSLQQRLDRLVSGLGTDLLAAVGPRTTKKTAAVMAAFALYGVRASEWLEEDPARVVSELCQLQTQSSRRQTQANRRQTRRTRSDRRTTDREPSAAAVSEEEKALAVLGLQVGATQEQIKQAFRRLVKRHHPDVGGSAHAFRRVNEAYQQLMA, via the coding sequence ATGGGGTTCGATCCGCGCCAATGGTCGCCGCACCGCGATATGGCTTCTTGGCCGAGGTCGACGTCTGGCCAGCGGGTGACCAGCAATGTGGAAGCGATTCTCCGCGAGAACGATGCCCTGCGACGGGAGGTCAAGCGCTTGCAACAGGAGCTCGAGCGCGCGCGTCGTTCCCAGTGGCAGCAGCCCTCAGCCCAGGCACCTGCACGGATCAGTTCGGAGCAGGTCCAGGCCTGGGGTGCGGCCATGGCCAGGCAGCCGGGATGGAGTCAGCTGCGTCAAGTTGCTCTTGATGCGCTGATCGACCAGCTCAACCGCAACAGCTTTCCGTCTCGATTGAGCCTGCAGCAGCGACTGGATCGTCTGGTAAGCGGGTTGGGGACCGATCTGCTTGCTGCTGTCGGCCCCAGAACAACCAAGAAGACGGCTGCGGTGATGGCCGCTTTTGCCCTTTACGGCGTGCGGGCCAGCGAATGGCTCGAAGAAGATCCGGCTCGGGTCGTGAGCGAGCTTTGTCAGCTCCAGACCCAGTCGAGTCGTCGCCAGACCCAGGCCAATCGTCGCCAGACCCGGCGCACCCGCAGTGACCGGCGCACAACGGATCGTGAGCCTTCAGCAGCAGCAGTGAGCGAAGAGGAGAAGGCTCTGGCGGTGCTGGGTTTGCAGGTGGGTGCAACCCAGGAGCAGATCAAGCAGGCCTTCCGTCGCCTGGTGAAGCGCCATCATCCGGATGTGGGTGGATCGGCGCATGCTTTTCGCCGCGTGAACGAGGCCTATCAGCAGTTGATGGCCTGA
- a CDS encoding putative quinol monooxygenase, with protein MASFDKSTPFMLLARIHVKPNCVEAYLELARTTDAAVQASEPGMLHHTFDQDPDDPQAFVWSELYANDAAFAAHVSNPPVQEYLQKHAELADDFRVEVYGTVGDECRTLMQSLGLPLKIFETQLGYSRV; from the coding sequence ATGGCCAGCTTCGACAAAAGCACTCCTTTCATGCTGCTGGCACGGATTCACGTGAAGCCCAACTGCGTGGAGGCCTATCTCGAGCTGGCGCGAACCACCGACGCTGCAGTGCAGGCCAGCGAACCGGGAATGCTCCACCACACCTTTGATCAGGATCCAGATGACCCGCAGGCCTTTGTGTGGTCAGAGCTCTATGCCAACGACGCCGCCTTTGCCGCACACGTGTCGAATCCTCCAGTTCAGGAGTACCTGCAGAAGCACGCCGAACTGGCCGACGACTTCAGGGTGGAGGTGTATGGAACGGTGGGAGACGAATGCCGCACCTTGATGCAGTCCCTCGGTCTCCCCCTGAAGATTTTTGAAACCCAACTGGGGTACAGCCGGGTGTAA
- a CDS encoding DoxX family protein: MFHPLAPSKVLDFLGRLCLAAVFVNALPGKFSNFSDTAASITAKGVAEPLAGVLLVAAIVMLIAGSLLLVFGTNTRLGASLLLVFLVPTTLIFHTFPIDAGFFMNLALIGALILAITRSTGAAVPNFRDVRVRDGMKALRH; encoded by the coding sequence ATGTTCCATCCCCTGGCCCCCTCCAAGGTGCTCGACTTCCTGGGCCGCCTGTGTCTGGCAGCGGTGTTCGTGAACGCCCTACCAGGCAAGTTCAGCAATTTTTCGGACACCGCTGCCTCGATCACAGCCAAGGGAGTTGCCGAGCCCCTGGCCGGTGTGCTGCTGGTGGCTGCGATCGTGATGCTGATCGCCGGCTCGCTGTTGCTGGTGTTTGGCACGAACACTCGGCTGGGTGCCTCCTTGCTGCTGGTGTTTCTGGTGCCCACCACCCTGATTTTTCACACGTTTCCGATCGATGCCGGCTTCTTCATGAACCTGGCTCTGATCGGTGCTCTGATCCTGGCGATCACGCGCTCCACCGGCGCAGCGGTTCCTAACTTCCGTGATGTGCGAGTCCGGGACGGCATGAAGGCGCTGCGTCACTGA
- a CDS encoding gamma-glutamyltransferase family protein has protein sequence MRRVGSRWDCLCHGLILQPIPNPTLGSAGACLARLHISPANHRTTLVIRILLLLLSLSLTPGSAAPVSREDPEQADTRKQTMSTAAGSAVVVTANPLASKAALGVLASGGHAVDALVAAQAVLAVVEPQSSGLGGGGFLLHWDARRQALEVFDGRETAPARSRSDDLLQPSGEPLSYRAATRHPHAIGVPGTVALLWEAHQQLGQRPWSSTLTPAIRLARDGFLPSPRLRRSVALAQRLGASHNHAFQQLYLPGGTPLPAGRLFRNPALARTLEVLAQEGGRAFYQGPLAQRIQRGVNALQSQEPGFKGWTAADLASYSVVRRAPLCRVQMKHRVCTVPPPSSGGLAVLQTLALLDATGSFNDPSNPQSWRHLVLAESWADADRLYWVHDPIDGTIPTQGLLDPAYIRARVQAMQASPERVAQPGLPPGMKRFPFGRPGPGTELGTSHVTIVDGRGNLASYTTTVETVFGSRNLVEGMVMNNQLTDFDWRPVVGGLPVANRRRPGRRPVSSMAPTIVFNGDQPVLALGSPGGKRIPHYISRVLLAALPWAEPPARSVGLPLVSPQGNTLVIERKPPLPWPVNPNELNAPGRELRLQTLGSGIGLVQRIGNRWHGAADPRREGTALALP, from the coding sequence ATGCGACGGGTTGGGAGTCGATGGGACTGCCTCTGTCATGGTCTGATCCTGCAGCCGATCCCGAACCCCACGCTAGGCAGTGCAGGTGCCTGTCTCGCCAGACTCCACATCAGCCCTGCCAATCACCGCACCACCTTGGTGATCCGCATCCTGCTGCTGTTGCTCTCCCTCAGCCTCACCCCCGGCAGCGCAGCTCCGGTGAGTCGCGAGGATCCCGAGCAAGCGGACACCAGAAAACAAACCATGTCCACCGCCGCCGGTTCGGCGGTGGTCGTCACTGCCAACCCCTTGGCCAGCAAGGCAGCCCTGGGCGTTCTTGCCAGCGGTGGCCACGCCGTGGATGCCCTGGTCGCAGCGCAGGCGGTGCTGGCTGTGGTGGAACCGCAGAGTTCCGGACTCGGAGGCGGAGGCTTCCTCTTGCACTGGGATGCCCGTCGTCAGGCCCTGGAGGTTTTCGATGGCCGTGAAACGGCCCCGGCGCGCAGTCGCAGCGACGACCTTCTTCAGCCCTCCGGTGAACCGCTGTCCTACCGGGCGGCCACCCGCCATCCGCATGCGATCGGAGTGCCCGGAACCGTAGCCCTGCTCTGGGAGGCCCATCAACAGCTGGGGCAACGGCCATGGTCCAGCACCCTCACGCCTGCCATCCGTCTGGCCCGCGATGGGTTCCTGCCCAGCCCGCGGCTGCGCCGCTCCGTGGCCCTGGCCCAGCGCCTCGGTGCCAGCCATAACCATGCTTTTCAACAGCTTTACCTGCCTGGCGGAACGCCGCTGCCAGCAGGCCGTCTGTTCCGCAACCCAGCCCTGGCCCGCACCCTGGAGGTCCTGGCCCAGGAGGGGGGCCGAGCCTTTTACCAAGGCCCGCTGGCACAACGGATCCAGCGCGGCGTCAACGCTCTGCAGAGTCAAGAACCAGGCTTCAAAGGCTGGACCGCCGCGGATCTTGCCTCCTATTCCGTGGTGCGCCGAGCTCCCCTCTGCCGGGTGCAAATGAAACACCGCGTCTGCACAGTGCCCCCTCCGAGCAGCGGCGGACTGGCGGTGTTGCAGACCCTGGCCCTGCTCGATGCAACCGGCAGCTTCAACGATCCATCGAACCCACAAAGCTGGCGCCATCTGGTCCTGGCGGAATCCTGGGCCGACGCCGATCGCCTCTACTGGGTTCACGATCCAATTGATGGCACCATTCCCACCCAGGGACTACTGGATCCGGCTTACATCCGGGCCCGTGTCCAGGCCATGCAGGCCTCACCCGAACGCGTGGCGCAGCCGGGTCTGCCGCCAGGGATGAAGCGGTTTCCCTTCGGTCGCCCCGGGCCCGGCACCGAACTGGGCACCTCTCACGTCACGATCGTGGACGGGAGGGGCAATCTCGCCAGCTACACCACAACGGTGGAAACCGTTTTCGGCAGCCGCAATCTGGTGGAGGGCATGGTGATGAACAACCAGCTCACTGATTTCGACTGGCGGCCAGTGGTCGGGGGCCTCCCCGTGGCCAACCGCCGCCGTCCAGGGCGCAGGCCGGTGTCGTCGATGGCACCCACGATCGTGTTCAACGGTGACCAGCCGGTCCTGGCGCTGGGCAGTCCGGGGGGAAAGCGCATCCCCCACTACATCAGTCGGGTGCTGCTGGCCGCACTGCCGTGGGCTGAGCCTCCGGCCCGATCGGTTGGGCTGCCGTTGGTGTCTCCCCAGGGAAACACCCTTGTGATCGAGAGGAAACCGCCGCTCCCCTGGCCCGTCAATCCCAATGAACTCAATGCACCCGGCCGCGAGCTGCGCCTCCAGACCCTGGGCAGCGGCATCGGCTTGGTGCAACGGATCGGCAATCGCTGGCATGGAGCCGCCGACCCTCGTCGGGAAGGAACAGCCCTGGCCCTGCCGTGA